One part of the Glycine soja cultivar W05 chromosome 11, ASM419377v2, whole genome shotgun sequence genome encodes these proteins:
- the LOC114376669 gene encoding CASP-like protein 5A2 codes for MNVSHASVHPVEEAPTTEGGGDQIVNAPRVRMKDVQGMPGTAGGLSLRVSQFVFAAAALSIMASTSDFPSVTAFCYLVAAAGLQALWSFSLAITDVYALLVRRSLQNYRIVSLFTVGDGVTSTLTFAAACASAGITVLIDNDLGSCSQNHCVQFETATGMAFLCWFTTVPSFLLNFWSLASR; via the exons ATGAACGTGAGCCATGCTTCGGTTCACCCAGTTGAAGAAGCTCCAACTACTGAAGGTGGTGGTGACCAAATCGTCAACGCTCCTAGGGTGAGGATGAAGGATGTTCAAGGCATGCCTGGCACTGCCGGTGGCCTTTCTCTGCGTGTTTCTCAGTTTGTTTTCGCTGCTGCTGCACTCTCCATCATGGCATCCACTAGCGATTTCCCTTCTGTCACTGCTTTTTG TTACCTTGTTGCTGCTGCCGGCTTGCAGGCTTTGTGGAGCTTTTCATTGGCTATTACTGATGTGTATGCCCTTTTAGTAAGGCGTTCTTTGCAGAACTATCGAATTGTCAGTTTGTTTACAGTTGGTGACGGG GTCACTTCTACCCTTACATTTGCAGCAGCATGTGCATCAGCAGGCATCACAGTCCTCATTGATAATGATCTTGGAAGTTGTTCACAGAACCACTGTGTGCAGTTTGAAACAGCTACAGGCATGGCCTTCCTTTGTTGGTTCACCACAGTGCCATCTTTTCTCCTGAACTTCTGGTCCTTAGCATCACGGTAA
- the LOC114375282 gene encoding homeobox-leucine zipper protein REVOLUTA-like: MAMVVAQHRESSSSGSIDKHLDSGKYVRYTAEQVEALERVYAECPKPSSLRRQQLIRECPILSNIEPKQIKVWFQNRRCREKQRKEASRLQTVNRKLTAMNKLLMEENDRLQKQVSQLVCENGFMRQQLHTPSATTTDASCDSVVTTPQHTLRDASNPAGLLSIAEETLTEFLSKATGTAVDWVQMPGMKPGPDSVGIFAISQSCSGVAARACGLVSLEPTKIAEILKDRPSWFRDCRSLEVFTMFPAGNGGTIELVYTQTYAPTTLAPARDFWTLRYTTSLENGSLVVCERSLSGSGTGPNPAAAAQFVRAETLPSGYLIRPCEGGGSIIHIVDHLNLEAWSVPEVLRPLYESSKVVAQKMTIAALRYIRQIAQETSGEVVYGLGRQPAVLRTFSQRLSRGFNDAVNGFNDDGWTVLNCDGAEDVIIAVNSTKNLSGTSNPASSLTFLGGILCAKASMLLQNVPPAVLVRFLREHRSEWADFNVDAYSAASLKAGTYAYPGMRPTRFTGSQIIMPLGHTIEHEEMLEVIRLEGHSLAQEDAFVSRDIHLLQICSGIDENAVGACSELVFAPIDEMFPDDAPLVPSGFRIIPLDSKPGDKKDAVATNRTLDLTSGFEVGPATTAGADASSSQNTRSVLTIAFQFPFDSSLQDNVAVMARQYVRSVISSVQRVAMAISPSGINPSIGAKLSPGSPEAVTLAHWICQSYSYYLGSDLLRSDSLVGDMMLKQLWHHQDAILCCSLKSLPVFIFANQAGLDMLETTLVALQDITLDKIFDEAGRKALCTDFAKLMEQGFAYLPAGICMSTMGRHVSYDQAIAWKVLTGEDNTVHCLAFSFINWSFV, translated from the exons ATGGCTATGGTTGTGGCTCAACACAGAGAaagtagcagcagtggaagCATTGACAAGCATTTAGATTCTGGTAAGTATGTGAGGTATACTGCTGAGCAAGTTGAGGCTCTTGAAAGGGTCTATGCCGAGTGCCCTAAGCCTAGTTCTCTGCGGAGGCAACAATTGATCAGAGAGTGCCCCATTCTCTCCAACATCGAGCCTAAGCAAATCAAGGTTTGGTTCCAGAACCGTAG GTGTAGGGAGAAGCAAAGAAAAGAGGCATCTAGGCTTCAGACCGTGAACCGCAAACTCACTGCAATGAACAAGTTGTTGATGGAGGAGAATGATCGGTTGCAGAAGCAGGTGTCACAGCTTGTTTGTGAGAATGGTTTTATGAGGCAGCAATTGCATACT CCATCGGCAACAACTACTGATGCTAGTTGTGATTCGGTGGTTACCACTCCTCAGCATACCCTGAGAGATGCTAGTAACCCTGCTGG ACTCCTATCAATTGCAGAGGAAACTTTGACAGAGTTCCTTTCAAAGGCTACAGGAACTGCTGTAGATTGGGTCCAGATGCCTGGgatgaag CCTGGTCCGGATTCGGTTGGGATCTTTGCCATTTCACAAAGTTGCAGTGGAGTGGCAGCTCGAGCCTGTGGTCTTGTTAGTTTAGAACCTACAAAG ATTGCAGAGATCCTTAAAGATCGTCCATCTTGGTTCCGTGACTGTCGGAGCCTAGAAGTTTTTACTATGTTTCCTGCTGGAAATGGAGGAACCATTGAACTTGTTTACACACAG ACATATGCTCCAACAACACTGGCTCCTGCTCGGGATTTCTGGACTCTGAGATATACCACAAGTTTGGAAAATGGCAGTCTTGTG GTTTGTGAGAGGTCCCTGTCTGGTTCTGGAACTGGCCCTAATCCAGCTGCTGCTGCTCAGTTTGTAAGGGCTGAAACACTCCCTAGTGGCTACTTGATCCGACCATGTGAAGGTGGAGGGTCAATCATTCACATAGTAGACCACCTAAATCTCGAG gCATGGAGTGTGCCAGAAGTGTTGCGGCCACTTTATGAATCATCCAAGGTGGTTGCTCAGAAAATGACAATTGCA GCGCTTCGCTATATCAGGCAAATAGCTCAGGAAACAAGTGGTGAGGTTGTTTATGGATTGGGTAGGCAGCCTGCTGTTCTGCGGACTTTCAGCCAGAGATTGAGCAG AGGCTTCAATGACGCTGTAAATGGATTCAATGATGATGGGTGGACTGTATTGAACTGTGATGGTGCTGAGGATGTAATTATTGCTGTTAATTCAACCAAGAATTTGAGTGGCACTTCTAACCCAGCAAGTTCCCTTACATTCCTTGGAGGAATTCTCTGTGCAAAAGCTTCTATGTTGCTTCAA AATGTCCCTCCTGCAGTTTTGGTTCGTTTTCTGAGGGAGCACCGCTCAGAGTGGGCTGATTTCAATGTTGATGCTTATTCTGCTGCATCACTGAAAGCTGGCACCTATGCCTATCCAGGGATGAGGCCTACAAGATTCACTGGCAGTCAAATAATTATGCCTCTTGGTCATACAATTGAACATGAAGAG ATGCTTGAAGTTATTAGGTTGGAAGGTCACTCTCTTGCTCAAGAAGACGCTTTTGTTTCTAGGGACATTCATCTCTTACAG ATATGTAGTGGGATTGATGAGAATGCTGTGGGGGCTTGTTCAGAGCTCGTATTTGCTCCAATTGATGAAATGTTCCCCGATGATGCTCCATTGGTTCCTTCTGGTTTCCGCATTATCCCATTAGATTCAAAACCA GGTGACAAAAAGGATGCTGTTGCTACAAATCGGACCCTGGATTTGACATCTGGTTTTGAAGTTGGTCCTGCAACAACTGCTGGTGCAGATGCATCATCAAGTCAAAACACTCGATCGGTGTTGACTATTGCCTTCCAGTTCCCTTTTGACAGCAGTCTGCAAGACAACGTCGCGGTCATGGCACGCCAATATGTCCGCAGTGTGATTTCCTCCGTGCAGAGGGTTGCCATGGCTATATCTCCATCTGGTATAAACCCATCAATTGGAGCTAAACTTTCTCCTGGTTCTCCAGAGGCTGTTACACTAGCTCACTGGATCTGCCAAAGTTATAG TTACTATTTAGGGTCCGACTTACTGAGATCAGATTCTCTTGTTGGTGACATGATGCTGAAACAACTGTGGCATCACCAGGATGCCATTCTATGCTGTTCACTGAAG TCATTGCCAGTGTTCATATTTGCAAATCAAGCTGGCCTTGACATGTTGGAAACAACCCTAGTTGCCTTACAAGATATCACAttggataaaatatttgatgagGCTGGACGCAAGGCATTGTGTACAGACTTTGCCAAGTTAATGGAGCAG GGTTTTGCTTATCTGCCAGCTGGAATCTGCATGTCGACGATGGGGCGCCATGTGTCATATGACCAAGCCATTGCATGGAAAGTTCTTACTGGAGAAGACAACACTGTTCACTGCTTGGCTTTCTCTTTCATAAATTGGTCATTTGTATGA